From the genome of Pseudoliparis swirei isolate HS2019 ecotype Mariana Trench chromosome 10, NWPU_hadal_v1, whole genome shotgun sequence, one region includes:
- the LOC130200609 gene encoding zinc finger protein 615-like isoform X2, producing the protein MSAFTWRVIHQHSVMQYDKLVDFIGLATDIVPELLSPSQRAQLTLGLRARLVLELCRGDGVANLQTIQSHLDKIHACSAELSNTDQMASEDILKTSYINFAGLVQNLLNVPDEKDFFFKEVFPVNYGSNYDQRLQQLVCEFLSRLEQLLPTPDQQQTAAWLTETTSASEEFGQNLSEPLALKSLLLHHRQLGTLNTYTSWSLSAPSSSEDDILLSTLALPAQTGMERFTEPDSEDDYDEDEGTLVLEDLEGDLTQSSDVTADDWLPKRESGPLSHSFICPQCSFTHRVKRKVQEHILSDHYVRTQCQKRLCVKKARAKAQRESKDSNGEKQKLEGILGKKRKRKQKGGVENKRERMQEDNLENKTRRRGKEPVGEDKRFLSMRHVNKNFTETETKCLKCKKIFELPNQLTAHMKLHSFPYCCTQCEKGFTSPSGYYQHQRIHKRGRVFVCSQCNKGFLCNYSLKQHERLHGGPTHLCNICGKSFSKAGITRHMQMHKGEKNYLCTTCGKSFLSSGELLLHVRSHTGETPYTCTHCGKGFSTKSHLNVHTRSHTGERPYLCSACPKRFVTVNCLKRHTLSHNGVKPFKCPNCEKKFSQQGNLKRHLATHKPDT; encoded by the exons ATGTCTGCTTTCACATGGCGAGTAATACATCAGCACAGCGTGATGCAGTACGACAAGCTGGTGGACTTCATCGGTTTGGCTACAGACATCGTCCCAGAGCTGCTGAGTCCCAGTCAGAGAGCTCAGCTCACGCTGGGCCTGAGAGCCAGG CTGGTTCTGGAGCTGTGTCGTGGCGATGGCGTTGCCAACTTGCAGACCATCCAGAGCCACCTGGATAAAATCCACGCCTGCAGCGCTGAACTAAGCAACACTGATCAGATG GCCAGTGAAGATATACTGAAGACCTCTTACATCAACTTTGCCGGCCTGGTTCAGAACCTATTGAATGTTCCTGATGAAAAAGACTTCTTCTTCAAA GAGGTGTTTCCCGTAAACTACGGCTCAAACTACGACCAAAGACTGCAGCAGCTGGTGTGTGAGTTCTTGTCCAGACTGGAGCAGCTGTTGCCCACACCGGACCAGCAGCAG acagcagcttggcTCACTGAAACAACGTCTGCGTCAGAAGAATTTGGACAGAATCTGTCTGAACCACTTGCCCTGAAGAGCCTGCTGCTTCATCACAGACAGTTGGGGACTCTTAACACTT ACACGTCTTGGTCTCTTTCAGCTCCTTCCAGCAGCGAGGACGATATCCTTTTGTCCACCCTGGCCCTACCTGCTCAAACTGGAATGGAGAGGTTCACTGAGCCCGACAGTGAAGATGATTACGACGAGGATGAAGGGACCCTGGTATTGGAAGATTTAGAAGGAGACCTGACTCAAAGCTCCGACGTCACTGCAGATGATTGGTTGCCAAAAAGGGAATCGG GTCCTCTGTCCCATTCATTCATCTGCCCTCAGTGTTCATTCACTCACCGCGTAAAGAGGAAGGTCCAAGAGCACATCTTGAGTGATCATTACGTAAGAACTCAATGTCAGAAACGACTGTGTGTGAAGAAAGCCAGAGCAAAGGCTCAGCGGGAAAGTAAAGACTCGAACGGTGAAAAGCAGAAACTCGAAGGCATcttaggaaaaaaaaggaaacgcaAGCAAAAAGGCGGCGTTGAAAATAAGCGTGAGCGCATGCAGGAGGACAACTTGGAAAACAAGACGCGGCGCAGGGGGAAAGAGCCCGTGGGGGAAGACAAAAGGTTTCTGAGCATGCGACACGTCAACAAAAACTTCACAGAGACGGAAACAAAATGCCTTAAGTGTAAAAAGATTTTTGAACTTCCAAATCAACTGACGGCTCACATGAAGCTTCACAGCTTCCCGTACTGCTGCACCCAATGTGAAAAAGGGTTCACCAGCCCGTCGGGTTATTATCAGCACCAGAGGATCCACAAGAGAGGCCGGGTATTTGTCTGCAGCCAGTGCAACAAGGGCTTCCTGTGCAACTATTCGCTGAAGCAACACGAGCGCCTGCACGGAGGCCCCACCCACCTGTGCAACATCTGCGGGAAAAGCTTCAGCAAAGCGGGAATTACGAGACACATGCAGATGCACAAAGGGGAGAAGAATTACTTGTGCACCACATGCGGGAAGTCGTTTTTGTCCTCcggggagctgctgctgcacgtCCGGTCCCACACGGGCGAGACGCCGTACACCTGCACGCACTGCGGGAAGGGCTTCTCCACCAAGAGCCACCTGAACGTGCACACGCGCTCCCACACGGGGGAGCGGCCGTACCTGTGCTCGGCGTGTCCGAAGCGCTTCGTCACGGTGAATTGCCTGAAGAGGCACACGCTCAGCCACAACGGGGTGAAGCCGTTCAAGTGTCCGAACTGTGAGAAAAAGTTCTCCCAGCAGGGGAATCTGAAAAGACACCTGGCGACTCATAAACCCGACACGTAG
- the LOC130200609 gene encoding zinc finger protein 436-like isoform X1 — translation MFSQMFLNEEMPWKSKGAPLPPASLRLLVSPVRLMSAFTWRVIHQHSVMQYDKLVDFIGLATDIVPELLSPSQRAQLTLGLRARLVLELCRGDGVANLQTIQSHLDKIHACSAELSNTDQMASEDILKTSYINFAGLVQNLLNVPDEKDFFFKEVFPVNYGSNYDQRLQQLVCEFLSRLEQLLPTPDQQQTAAWLTETTSASEEFGQNLSEPLALKSLLLHHRQLGTLNTSPSSSEDDILLSTLALPAQTGMERFTEPDSEDDYDEDEGTLVLEDLEGDLTQSSDVTADDWLPKRESGPLSHSFICPQCSFTHRVKRKVQEHILSDHYVRTQCQKRLCVKKARAKAQRESKDSNGEKQKLEGILGKKRKRKQKGGVENKRERMQEDNLENKTRRRGKEPVGEDKRFLSMRHVNKNFTETETKCLKCKKIFELPNQLTAHMKLHSFPYCCTQCEKGFTSPSGYYQHQRIHKRGRVFVCSQCNKGFLCNYSLKQHERLHGGPTHLCNICGKSFSKAGITRHMQMHKGEKNYLCTTCGKSFLSSGELLLHVRSHTGETPYTCTHCGKGFSTKSHLNVHTRSHTGERPYLCSACPKRFVTVNCLKRHTLSHNGVKPFKCPNCEKKFSQQGNLKRHLATHKPDT, via the exons ATGTTTAGTCAGATGTTTTTAAACGAAGAGATGCCGTGGAAAAGCAAAG GTGCCCCTCTTCCTCCGGCCTCCCTCCGCCTGCTCGTCTCTCCCGTGCGACTCATGTCTGCTTTCACATGGCGAGTAATACATCAGCACAGCGTGATGCAGTACGACAAGCTGGTGGACTTCATCGGTTTGGCTACAGACATCGTCCCAGAGCTGCTGAGTCCCAGTCAGAGAGCTCAGCTCACGCTGGGCCTGAGAGCCAGG CTGGTTCTGGAGCTGTGTCGTGGCGATGGCGTTGCCAACTTGCAGACCATCCAGAGCCACCTGGATAAAATCCACGCCTGCAGCGCTGAACTAAGCAACACTGATCAGATG GCCAGTGAAGATATACTGAAGACCTCTTACATCAACTTTGCCGGCCTGGTTCAGAACCTATTGAATGTTCCTGATGAAAAAGACTTCTTCTTCAAA GAGGTGTTTCCCGTAAACTACGGCTCAAACTACGACCAAAGACTGCAGCAGCTGGTGTGTGAGTTCTTGTCCAGACTGGAGCAGCTGTTGCCCACACCGGACCAGCAGCAG acagcagcttggcTCACTGAAACAACGTCTGCGTCAGAAGAATTTGGACAGAATCTGTCTGAACCACTTGCCCTGAAGAGCCTGCTGCTTCATCACAGACAGTTGGGGACTCTTAACACTT CTCCTTCCAGCAGCGAGGACGATATCCTTTTGTCCACCCTGGCCCTACCTGCTCAAACTGGAATGGAGAGGTTCACTGAGCCCGACAGTGAAGATGATTACGACGAGGATGAAGGGACCCTGGTATTGGAAGATTTAGAAGGAGACCTGACTCAAAGCTCCGACGTCACTGCAGATGATTGGTTGCCAAAAAGGGAATCGG GTCCTCTGTCCCATTCATTCATCTGCCCTCAGTGTTCATTCACTCACCGCGTAAAGAGGAAGGTCCAAGAGCACATCTTGAGTGATCATTACGTAAGAACTCAATGTCAGAAACGACTGTGTGTGAAGAAAGCCAGAGCAAAGGCTCAGCGGGAAAGTAAAGACTCGAACGGTGAAAAGCAGAAACTCGAAGGCATcttaggaaaaaaaaggaaacgcaAGCAAAAAGGCGGCGTTGAAAATAAGCGTGAGCGCATGCAGGAGGACAACTTGGAAAACAAGACGCGGCGCAGGGGGAAAGAGCCCGTGGGGGAAGACAAAAGGTTTCTGAGCATGCGACACGTCAACAAAAACTTCACAGAGACGGAAACAAAATGCCTTAAGTGTAAAAAGATTTTTGAACTTCCAAATCAACTGACGGCTCACATGAAGCTTCACAGCTTCCCGTACTGCTGCACCCAATGTGAAAAAGGGTTCACCAGCCCGTCGGGTTATTATCAGCACCAGAGGATCCACAAGAGAGGCCGGGTATTTGTCTGCAGCCAGTGCAACAAGGGCTTCCTGTGCAACTATTCGCTGAAGCAACACGAGCGCCTGCACGGAGGCCCCACCCACCTGTGCAACATCTGCGGGAAAAGCTTCAGCAAAGCGGGAATTACGAGACACATGCAGATGCACAAAGGGGAGAAGAATTACTTGTGCACCACATGCGGGAAGTCGTTTTTGTCCTCcggggagctgctgctgcacgtCCGGTCCCACACGGGCGAGACGCCGTACACCTGCACGCACTGCGGGAAGGGCTTCTCCACCAAGAGCCACCTGAACGTGCACACGCGCTCCCACACGGGGGAGCGGCCGTACCTGTGCTCGGCGTGTCCGAAGCGCTTCGTCACGGTGAATTGCCTGAAGAGGCACACGCTCAGCCACAACGGGGTGAAGCCGTTCAAGTGTCCGAACTGTGAGAAAAAGTTCTCCCAGCAGGGGAATCTGAAAAGACACCTGGCGACTCATAAACCCGACACGTAG